Proteins encoded by one window of Polyangiaceae bacterium:
- the carB gene encoding carbamoyl-phosphate synthase large subunit, translated as MPKRDDIKKILLVGSGPIVIGQACEFDYSGTQGAKALIGLGYDVVLVNSNPATIMTDPELVRRTYVEPLEPDTLTAIIERERPDALLPTLGGQTALNLALDLHERGVLSQNGVQLLGAQIDAIRKAEDRQLFKEAMARAGLECPRSIHAHSVDEARAFAEDTGYPLILRPSFTLGGAGGAIVYRPEDLQAKIEWALAQSPTHQVLVEESVLGWKEYELEVIRDAKDNFIVVCSIENVDPMGVHTGDSITVAPAMTLTDREYQRLRDAARTVMHEIGVETGGSNVQFAVDPKTGRVLVIEMNPRVSRSSALASKATGYPIAKIAAKLAVGFTLDELENDITNTSAAFEPTIDYVVVKWPRFAFEKFPGADPRLGTQMKSVGEVMSIGRTFPEALQKAARSLETGKDGVSSLVGRVDYRALGEESDSSRDLVYDAPPMARPRSTLPPPANRELVEILRRAVGVPTAERLFYVADAIRAGLSVEELHDITGIDPWFLRQLGRIVDQEKLIAAAPKLERDLLFESKRLGFSDSQIARLRGAEAEEIRKTRKELGLRPVYGRVDTCSAEFVAKTPYLYSTYETQTESAVTDRKKVIILGGGPNRIGQGIEFDYCCCHAVFALEELGIETVMVNCNPETVSTDYDTADRLYFEPLTLEDVLGIVEEEASLGEVLGVIVQFGGQTPLKLSVPLERAGVKLLGTPADAIDRAEDRERFDALLSKLGLQRPKAGIAKGVEEARAIAKDIGYPVLVRPSYVLGGRAMMTCWTEDELSAYVGVAMDAARDEGGSQTLLIDQFLKSAIEVDVDCVSDGKRAIIGGVMQHIEEAGVHSGDSTSVLPPHTLDPQVVSTIEAHARALALELGVVGLMNVQFAVKDGEVYVLEVNPRASRTVPFVSKATGRPLAKLAAKVMVGRTLDELGVADEPLPTHVAVKESVFPFAKFPGVDTILGPEMRSTGEVMGIATSVAVAFGKSMTASGYVLPERGHAFISVQEDDKPAACQLARRLRNLGFSIVATGGTAAAIERARIPVQRINKVLEGSPHVVDAVRAGTIQLVINTTQGAKAIRDSYSIRRSTLLANIPYFTTMSAGLAAVDALEVRELLGGESHVRSLQEWHMRSRRAAE; from the coding sequence ATGCCGAAGCGAGACGATATCAAGAAGATCCTGCTGGTCGGCTCCGGCCCCATCGTCATCGGTCAGGCGTGCGAGTTCGACTACTCGGGCACCCAAGGCGCCAAGGCGCTGATCGGGCTCGGCTACGACGTGGTCTTGGTCAACTCGAACCCGGCCACGATCATGACGGATCCGGAGCTCGTGCGACGAACCTACGTGGAGCCGCTGGAGCCCGACACGCTCACCGCCATCATCGAGCGGGAGCGGCCGGACGCGCTCTTGCCCACGCTCGGTGGTCAGACCGCGTTGAACCTGGCGCTCGACCTGCACGAACGAGGCGTGTTGTCCCAGAACGGCGTCCAGCTCTTGGGGGCGCAGATCGACGCCATCCGCAAGGCGGAAGATCGCCAGCTGTTCAAGGAGGCGATGGCGCGCGCCGGCCTCGAGTGCCCGCGCTCCATCCACGCCCATAGCGTGGACGAAGCCCGCGCCTTCGCCGAGGACACGGGCTATCCGTTGATCCTCCGGCCCAGCTTCACCCTGGGCGGCGCGGGCGGCGCCATCGTGTACCGGCCGGAAGATCTGCAGGCCAAGATCGAGTGGGCTCTCGCTCAATCGCCGACCCACCAGGTGTTGGTGGAAGAGAGCGTGCTCGGCTGGAAGGAGTACGAGCTGGAGGTCATTCGCGACGCGAAGGACAACTTCATCGTCGTGTGCTCCATCGAGAACGTGGATCCGATGGGCGTCCACACCGGGGATTCCATCACCGTCGCGCCCGCCATGACGCTCACGGACCGTGAGTATCAGCGGCTCAGGGACGCCGCGCGGACCGTGATGCACGAGATCGGCGTGGAGACCGGGGGCTCCAACGTGCAGTTCGCGGTGGACCCGAAGACCGGCCGCGTGCTGGTCATCGAGATGAACCCTCGCGTGTCGCGCTCCAGCGCGCTGGCGTCCAAGGCGACCGGCTACCCGATCGCGAAGATCGCCGCGAAGCTCGCCGTCGGCTTCACCCTGGACGAGCTCGAGAACGACATCACCAACACCAGCGCGGCCTTCGAGCCCACCATCGACTACGTGGTGGTGAAGTGGCCGCGCTTCGCCTTCGAGAAGTTTCCGGGGGCGGACCCTCGCCTCGGGACGCAGATGAAGAGCGTGGGTGAGGTGATGAGCATCGGGCGCACCTTCCCCGAAGCGCTGCAGAAGGCGGCGCGCTCCCTCGAGACGGGCAAGGACGGCGTCTCGTCGCTGGTGGGGCGGGTGGACTATCGCGCCCTGGGCGAGGAGTCCGACTCTTCCCGGGATCTGGTCTACGACGCGCCGCCGATGGCGCGTCCCCGCTCCACGCTGCCGCCGCCGGCCAACCGGGAGTTGGTGGAGATCTTGCGCCGCGCCGTGGGCGTACCCACGGCGGAGCGACTGTTCTACGTGGCGGACGCCATCCGGGCCGGGCTTTCCGTGGAAGAGCTCCACGACATCACCGGCATCGACCCTTGGTTCTTGCGGCAGCTGGGCCGCATCGTGGACCAAGAGAAGCTGATCGCGGCGGCGCCGAAGCTCGAGCGAGACTTGCTGTTCGAGAGCAAGCGGCTCGGGTTCTCCGACTCCCAGATCGCGCGCCTTCGGGGGGCGGAAGCGGAGGAGATCCGCAAGACGCGCAAAGAGCTCGGCCTGCGACCGGTGTACGGCCGCGTCGACACCTGCTCGGCGGAGTTCGTGGCCAAGACGCCGTACCTGTACTCCACCTACGAGACCCAGACCGAGAGCGCGGTCACCGATCGCAAGAAGGTGATCATCCTCGGCGGCGGACCCAATCGCATCGGGCAGGGCATCGAGTTCGACTACTGCTGCTGTCACGCCGTCTTTGCCCTGGAAGAGCTGGGTATCGAGACGGTGATGGTCAACTGCAATCCGGAGACCGTCTCCACCGACTACGACACGGCCGATCGCCTGTACTTCGAGCCGCTCACGTTGGAGGACGTGCTCGGCATCGTCGAGGAAGAAGCGAGCCTGGGCGAGGTGCTCGGCGTCATCGTGCAGTTCGGTGGTCAAACACCGCTCAAGCTCAGCGTGCCCCTGGAACGGGCCGGGGTGAAGCTGCTCGGCACCCCCGCGGACGCCATCGATCGCGCGGAGGATCGCGAGCGCTTCGACGCCTTGCTCAGCAAGCTCGGCCTGCAGCGCCCCAAGGCGGGCATCGCCAAGGGCGTTGAGGAAGCACGGGCCATCGCCAAGGACATCGGTTACCCCGTTCTGGTACGCCCTTCATACGTGCTCGGCGGGCGGGCCATGATGACCTGCTGGACCGAGGACGAGCTCAGCGCCTACGTCGGCGTGGCCATGGACGCCGCGCGAGACGAAGGCGGTTCCCAGACGCTGCTCATCGATCAGTTCTTGAAGAGCGCCATCGAGGTGGACGTCGACTGCGTTTCGGACGGCAAGCGCGCCATCATCGGCGGCGTGATGCAACACATCGAAGAAGCCGGCGTGCACTCCGGGGACTCCACCAGCGTGCTGCCGCCCCACACCCTCGACCCGCAGGTGGTCAGCACCATCGAGGCCCACGCGCGGGCCTTGGCGTTGGAGCTCGGCGTGGTGGGCTTGATGAACGTGCAGTTCGCCGTGAAGGACGGCGAGGTGTACGTGCTGGAGGTGAACCCGAGGGCCTCCCGCACCGTGCCGTTCGTGAGCAAAGCCACTGGGCGTCCGTTGGCCAAGCTGGCTGCCAAGGTGATGGTGGGTCGCACCTTGGACGAGCTGGGCGTCGCCGACGAACCGCTGCCCACTCACGTGGCGGTGAAGGAGAGCGTGTTTCCCTTCGCCAAGTTCCCGGGGGTGGACACCATTTTGGGCCCGGAGATGCGCTCCACCGGCGAGGTCATGGGTATCGCCACGAGCGTGGCGGTGGCGTTCGGCAAGAGCATGACGGCCAGCGGCTACGTGCTGCCGGAACGCGGCCACGCGTTCATCAGCGTGCAGGAAGACGACAAGCCCGCCGCCTGCCAGCTGGCGCGGCGCCTGCGGAACCTGGGCTTCTCCATCGTGGCCACCGGAGGAACCGCGGCGGCCATCGAGAGGGCGCGGATCCCGGTGCAGCGCATCAACAAGGTGCTGGAGGGCTCTCCTCACGTGGTGGACGCGGTCCGCGCGGGCACCATCCAGCTCGTGATCAACACCACGCAGGGCGCGAAGGCCATCCGGGACAGCTACTCCATTCGCCGCAGCACGCTTTTGGCGAACATCCCGTACTTCACGACCATGAGCGCCGGCCTCGCCGCCGTGGACGCCCTCGAAGTGCGGGAGCTCCTGGGCGGCGAGAGCCACGTGCGCAGCCTGCAGGAGTGGCACATGCGTTCGCGGCGCGCCGCCGAGTGA
- a CDS encoding Na-K-Cl cotransporter, which yields MTSSAQSQERPGRFGAFAGVFTPSILTILGVIMYLRFGWVVGNAGLVGALIIVGVSHLITIATGLSISSIATNRTVGAGGAYNIISRSLGAPSGAAIGIPLFLGQALSVSFYVVGFVESLGELWPGLSPRIAGSIVCILLTVLSAKSADLAIKSQYLVMAAIGLSLVSFFSGSAPNPPETVALHAPHGAVPFGKVFAVFFPAVTGIMAGVGMSGDLKNPRRALPLGTLLAILTGFVIYAAFPFWLAHNASSEELIANKRIVWHIARFDSMIYAGVWGATLSSAVGSLLTAPRTVQALAADRLAPRLLSRGSGPHNEPRWGMAATFLLAEVGILLGNLDLIANLLTMFFLATYGFTNLACGLERWAASPSFRPDFRVPSWVSLAGALGCFYVMSIIDLPAMIGAFVICGGIFVWTQRRVFDTTYGDARHGIWSALVRTALLRLRRIEYHPLNWRPNLVIMGGGIERRPHLLELGSTIVQDRGIVTYFHLLKGSVDDNATLRKRLLGEMDEHVAGKYENVFSRAEVVSDIYQGAVSVAQSYGVGGFEANTVMLGWPQKAERVPPYVDMLHDLSLLDRSLLLVRHNPERGFGNYRHIQIWWGGLQGNGGLMLLLAYLITAHDHWRRAKVTVVTVVSTEEERVATHGAIERVLSGARLSAAPRVIVRGDRSIGDIMQSESADVDLAIIGIRLPDRGQAAEPFFDRMNELLSHLPTTVMVHSARGFQGEPVLFDDPPS from the coding sequence GTGACCTCCTCCGCCCAAAGCCAAGAGCGCCCCGGCCGCTTCGGCGCCTTCGCCGGCGTCTTCACGCCCAGCATCCTCACGATCCTCGGCGTCATCATGTACCTGCGCTTCGGCTGGGTGGTCGGCAACGCCGGCCTGGTCGGGGCACTGATCATCGTGGGCGTCTCCCACCTGATAACGATTGCCACCGGCCTCTCCATTTCCAGCATCGCCACGAACCGCACGGTGGGGGCGGGGGGCGCCTACAACATCATCAGCCGTTCCTTGGGCGCTCCCTCCGGGGCCGCCATCGGCATCCCGCTGTTCTTGGGCCAGGCGTTGAGCGTCAGCTTCTACGTGGTGGGCTTCGTCGAATCCCTCGGCGAGCTGTGGCCCGGGCTCTCGCCGCGCATCGCCGGAAGCATCGTCTGCATCCTGCTCACGGTGCTGTCGGCCAAGAGCGCCGACCTCGCCATCAAGAGCCAGTACCTGGTGATGGCGGCCATCGGTCTGTCCCTGGTCTCGTTCTTCTCCGGCAGCGCCCCGAACCCTCCTGAGACCGTCGCCCTCCACGCGCCCCATGGCGCCGTGCCCTTCGGCAAGGTGTTCGCCGTGTTCTTCCCCGCCGTCACCGGAATCATGGCGGGCGTCGGCATGTCCGGCGATCTCAAGAATCCGCGGCGTGCCTTGCCCCTCGGCACGCTGCTCGCGATCCTCACCGGCTTCGTGATCTATGCGGCGTTCCCCTTCTGGCTCGCCCACAACGCCAGCAGCGAGGAGCTCATCGCCAACAAGCGCATCGTTTGGCACATCGCGCGCTTCGACTCGATGATCTACGCGGGAGTGTGGGGCGCCACCTTGTCGAGTGCCGTAGGCAGTCTGCTCACGGCGCCGCGCACCGTGCAGGCGCTGGCCGCGGATCGCCTCGCACCCCGCTTGCTCTCGCGGGGCTCGGGTCCACACAACGAACCGCGCTGGGGCATGGCCGCCACCTTCCTACTGGCGGAGGTCGGCATCCTACTCGGCAACCTGGATCTCATCGCCAACCTGCTCACGATGTTCTTCCTGGCCACCTACGGCTTCACGAACCTCGCCTGCGGGCTCGAACGTTGGGCCGCGAGCCCGAGCTTCCGCCCCGACTTTCGTGTGCCCTCCTGGGTGAGCCTGGCGGGCGCCCTCGGCTGTTTCTACGTGATGAGCATCATCGACCTGCCGGCGATGATCGGCGCCTTCGTGATCTGCGGCGGCATCTTCGTGTGGACGCAACGCCGAGTCTTCGACACCACCTACGGCGATGCCCGCCACGGCATCTGGTCGGCGCTCGTGCGCACCGCTCTCTTGCGCCTGCGACGCATCGAATACCATCCGCTGAACTGGCGACCGAACCTCGTGATCATGGGCGGCGGCATCGAACGCCGACCGCACCTGCTCGAGCTGGGCAGCACCATCGTTCAAGACCGAGGCATCGTGACCTACTTCCACCTGCTCAAGGGCAGCGTGGACGACAACGCCACGCTGCGAAAGCGCCTGCTCGGCGAGATGGACGAGCATGTCGCCGGCAAGTACGAAAATGTGTTCTCCCGGGCGGAGGTAGTGAGCGACATCTATCAAGGCGCCGTGAGCGTGGCGCAGTCCTACGGCGTGGGTGGATTCGAGGCCAACACCGTGATGCTCGGCTGGCCGCAGAAGGCCGAGCGGGTCCCGCCCTACGTCGACATGCTCCACGATCTCTCGCTCTTGGACCGCTCGCTGCTCTTGGTGCGCCACAATCCGGAGCGCGGCTTCGGGAACTACCGGCACATCCAGATCTGGTGGGGCGGACTGCAGGGCAACGGCGGCCTCATGCTGCTGCTCGCCTACCTGATCACCGCCCACGACCACTGGCGCCGTGCAAAGGTCACCGTGGTCACGGTGGTGTCCACGGAAGAAGAGCGCGTCGCCACCCACGGCGCCATCGAACGCGTGCTCTCCGGTGCGCGCCTCTCGGCCGCGCCTCGGGTAATCGTGCGCGGGGATCGTTCCATCGGCGACATCATGCAATCGGAGAGCGCCGACGTGGACCTCGCCATCATCGGCATCCGCCTCCCGGACCGCGGACAGGCCGCCGAGCCCTTCTTCGACCGCATGAACGAGCTGCTCTCCCACCTGCCCACCACGGTGATGGTCCACAGCGCCCGCGGCTTCCAGGGCGAGCCGGTGCTGTTCGACGACCCGCCCTCTTGA